The Armatimonadota bacterium genome contains the following window.
CAGGAGCAGCTTGCGCAGATCGAAGGCATCGGGCCGGTGATCGCGGAAAGCATCGCCGTCTTCTTCCGTCAGCGCCAGACCAAGGCCCTGCTCGTGAAGCTGCGCCAGGCGGGGGTCATGCCGCCTCCGCGCGCGCCCGCCGCCGCGGGGGCCAGCCCGCTTGCGGGTAAGACCTTCGTCTTCACCGGCGAGCTGTCAGGCTGCACGCGCGAGCAGGCCCAGGAGCGGGTGCGCAGCCTCGGCGGCCGCGCCGTTGCCAGCGTCAGCAAGCGG
Protein-coding sequences here:
- a CDS encoding BRCT domain-containing protein; translation: QEQLAQIEGIGPVIAESIAVFFRQRQTKALLVKLRQAGVMPPPRAPAAAGASPLAGKTFVFTGELSGCTREQAQERVRSLGGRAVASVSKRTDYVVAGESPGSKYDQARRLGVTILDEDEFRKLVERAV